Below is a window of Picosynechococcus sp. PCC 7002 DNA.
GAACTCCAAGGCATCATGGGTCAAAAATATGCCCTGGTCAGTGGGGAAGCACCCGCCGTGGCCGAGGGGATTTTTGAGCATTATCTACCCCGCAATGCCGATGATATTTTGCCCCAAACCCTTGCCGGTCAAGTGGTGGGCATGGGCGATCGCCTCGATACGTTGGTGAGCATTTTCGGCCTGGGGATGATCCCTTCTGGTTCCTCGGATCCTTTTGCACTGCGACGGGCGGCCAATGCAATTATTACTGTCGCTTGGGACGCGGGTCTTGAAATTGACCTTGGAGAACTGTTAGCCCAGGGTGCGAAGGATTTTGTTACGGCTCACCCCGATAAAACGTCTCCCCTCGAAGCCCTGCAAAGCTTCTTTATTCAGCGGATTCAGACTCTGCTCCAGGACGAAAAAGGTATTGATTATGACCTGGTGAATGCGGTGCTGGGTGATGATGCAGAATACACTGAACGGGCCTTAACGGATTTACTGGATGTCGGCGATCGCGCTGCCTTTTTACAGAGCATTCGTGACGATGGCCAACTCGCAAAAATCTACGCCACCGTGAACCGTTCTGCAAAGTTGGCCGCCAAGGGGAACCTCAGCACGGATAGTCTTGATCCGACAGGGGTAATTAACCCGGAGAAATTTGCGCAAAATTCCGAGCGCGATCTCTATGCCGGCTTAGTGGAACTCGTGCCCACCACCGAAGTGGCCCGCACCGAACGGGATTACCAAAAACTGATCGATGGGTTAGCTGCCCTGGCCCCCACAGTTGAGCGGTTCTTTGATGGGGAGGATAGTGTTTTGGTGATGGCAGAAGATCCTGCTGTGCGGGAAAATCGCCTCAATCTCCTTGGGCTGTTGCGGAACCACGCGCGGGTTCTGGCAGATTTCGGGGCGATCGTTAAACAGTAGATCCTTGTTTATTTTTAGAGTCATGGCAGGGACAGAAAGCTGTCTCTGTCAGGGTTTCCCCTGAGAAGCAATACAGTTCAATTTTTGGGGCGATCTAAAGTTCGGGAACCCGTACATTATCAGGAGTTGTCTGGATTTAATTTTCTCCGCTAAATTAGCACTCAGAGATTGAGAGTGCTAAACTTCAATCTAGCTAAATTTAGTCGTTTATTGATCTGGAGAAATTATCCATGGCAGCAATTAGCATCAATGTTTCTACCCTCAAGCCCCTCGGCGATCGCGTTTTCGTAAAGGTCAGCGAATCTGAAGAGAAAACTGCTGGTGGGATCCTCCTCCCCGATAGCGCCAAAGAAAAGCCCCAAATCGGTGAAGTTGTGGCTGTTGGTGAAGGGAAGCGCAATGATGACGGTAGCCGTTCCGCCGTTGATGTCAAAGTTGGCGATAAAGTTCTCTACTCTAAGTACGCTGGTACTGATATCAAACTCAGTGGTGATGACTACGTGCTTCTTTCTGAGAAAGATATCCTCGCAACCGTTGCGTAATTATTTTTAGGTTTGACCTAAGCAATCGTTTCAGATTTTTCTATTTTTTCTCGTAAAACGCTCAACCTAGAAATTCAATCATTATGGCTAAATCTATTATTTACAACGAAGATGCTCGCCGCGCCCTCGAAAAAGGGATCGACCTCCTCGCTGAAGCTGTTGCGGTAACCCTCGGCCCCAAAGGTCGGAACGTTGTGCTCGAAAAGAAATTTGGCGCACCCCAGATCGTGAATGACGGTGTGACCATTGCCAAGGAAATCGAGCTCGAAGACCACATCGAAAACACCGGTGTTTCTTTGATTCGCCAAGCGGCTTCTAAAACCAATGATGTGGCCGGTGATGGAACCACCACAGCAACGGTTCTCGCCCATGCCATGGTCAAGGAAGGTCTCCGCAACGTCGCGGCTGGTGCGAACCCCATCGCCCTCAAGCGTGGTATTGATAAAGCGACTGAATTCCTCGTTGGCCGCATCAAAGATCAAGCTCGTCCGGTAGAAGATTCGACGGCGATTGCCCAAGTCGGTGCCATCTCTGCGGGTAACGACAAGGAAGTTGGTGACATGATCGCCAAAGCCATGGACAAAGTCGGTAAAGAAGGTGTGATCTCCCTCGAAGAAGGGAAATCCATGGAAACCGAACTCGAAATCACCGAAGGGATGCGTTTCGACAAGGGTTACACTTCCCCCTACTTCGTCACCGACACCGAGCGCATGGAAGCGGTTCTTGAAGATCCTTTCATCCTCATCACTGACAAGAAAATCACCCTGGTTCAAGACCTTGTACCGATTCTCGAACAGGTTGCTCGCCAAGGTAAGCCCCTCGTAATTATCGCTGAAGATATCGAGAAAGAAGCCCTTGCTACCCTCGTGGTCAACCGTCTCCGGGGTGTCCTCAACGTTGCTGCGGTTAAAGCGCCTGGTTTTGGCGATCGCCGCAAGCAGATGCTCGAAGATATTGCTGTACTCACCGGTGGCCAACTGATCACCGAAGATGCGGGTCTCAAGCTCGACAACACCAGCGTTGATATGCTCGGTAAAGCACGCCGCATCACCATCACCAAGGACAACACCACCATTGTGGCCGATGGTAACGAGCAGGCAGTTAAGACCCGTTGTGAGCAGATCCGCCGTCAAATCGAAGAATCTGACTCTTCTTATGACAAAGAAAAACTCCAAGAGCGTCTCGCGAAACTCTCCGGTGGTGTCGCTGTGATCAAAGTCGGTGCAGCAACCGAAACTGAGATGAAAGACCGTAAGCTTCGTCTCGAAGATGCGATCAACGCGACCAAAGCAGCCGTTGAAGAAGGGATTGTTCCCGGTGGTGGTACAACCCTGGCGCACCTCGCTCCCGAATTAGAAACTTGGGCGAATGATAACCTCACTGCGGAGCAACTCACTGGTGCTTTGATCGTGGCCCGTGCCTTGACTGCCCCCCTGAAGCGCATTGCTGAAAACGCTGGCCAAAACGGTGCGGTAATCGCTGAGCGTGTGAAGGAAAAAGACTTCAATACTGGTTTTAACGCAGCAACTAACGAATTCGTGGATATGCTCGCTGCTGGTATCGTTGACCCCGCTAAGGTAACCCGTTCTGCAACCCAGAATGCGGCTTCTATCGCTGGCATGGTTCTCACCACTGAGTGCATCGTTGTTGACAAGCCTGAAAAAGATAAAGCTGGTGCGGCTCCCGGTGCCGGTGACTTCGACTACTAAGGCGGATCGATCGATGTAGGAGTTTACCATGGTGAACCCCTAGAGAAATCACTCTGTAAATAATTTCATCCACTAAAAACAATTAAAAGATCTCCTTAATGACTACTAAGGAGATCTTTTTGTTAATAAATAGTAAATATTGTAAATTCCTTTGATTTCAATTCGCAGTGTTCGGGCTACAATAATGTTGGAAATAGCTTATTTTTTTATTGTCAATAAACAATTAAACTCATGAATGACTTTGTAAAAATCAATAACGACGAAATTTCTGTTTCTTTTAACACAGTCCCAGAAGCAAAGCTCATTATTAAGCAGCTTAAGTTAAAAAAGAAAGAATTTAATTTATTAAAAAAGCAAGTGATTCAGGAACAAAAACAAATTCGTTCCCAATACACCGATTCTATACGAAGACAAGGCTCTAAATTTAGAGGCGGTGGAGGAGTAGGGAAATTTATAAGAACAGTTCAAACAGCCAGCCGCGACGCACAACGCAGAAACTTAGCTAGAGAATTAGAACCTTTAGAAAAAAAGAAGTTTGAAATTGAGTCTGTGATTAATGCCATTAACCAAACTCTGCTTCAAATCGAATCTTTTCTTCTTGAAAATCAATAGTCTAAAAGATAAAATCTATTAACTAACATCGTGTCTGTAATCATAGAAGGGAACCTCGAAATTTTATATTAGCATTTTCAATGCTGCTATATATTTAGGGTAGATATGGAGGGACTATAAATTTATGGATGCAGAACAGGAAAGAAATTGGGCGATCGCCTGCCATCTGTCGAGCTTGGCTTGGATTGTCTTAGCCTTTGTCGGCATTGGGGCGATTCCCTTTGTCAATGTGATTGCGCCGGCGGTGGTCTGGTATCTCAAAAAAGAGGAGTCCGAGCTGATCGATGCCCACGGAAAGGAATCGGTTAATTTCCAGATTTCGATGACCATTTATGGTTTAGCGGCGGGAATTATTCTTAGTATTTTGATCATCGCCGGAGTTGTTTTGATGATCCTGTTGGGCATTGGTGGCAGCAATAATCCCTTTGCGGCCCTGGTGGCAATTGTGACGGGGATTGGTTTCTTTATCTTTTTGGCGCTGATTGTGGCGATCGCCATTTTCCAGATTGCAGTCGTAATCTTGGCGGCGACCAAGGTTCAAGAAGGGCAAATGTATCGTTATCCCTTTAATCTCAGACTACTGAAATAGATAATTTCCATAAAACAGCCCCCCTGGAATGATTGGCCAAGGGGGGTTTTTAATTAAACTTTAGATGCAAAAATTAGCTCAGTACCCAATGCACAAGGGTACGCACCGGGAACCCTGTACCGCCTTTGCTGTAAATATCGGCGTCTTTTTCTGACCAGGCTGGCCCAGCAATATCGAGGTGTGCCCAGGGCGTGTTTTCGACAAATTCCTTGAGGAACAACGCCGCCGTAATCGAACCGCCTTCCCGTGGCCCAGTGTTTTTCATGTCGGCGATGGGAGATTTTAAGCCTTCAAAGTATTTTTCTTCGAGGGGCATCTGCCAGAATTTTTCGCCCGCTTTCTCTGATGCGGTGGCGATCGCCTGGGCGAGATCATCATTGTCACTCCACAGACCACAAATATCGTCACCCAGGGCAATGACGCAGGCTCCGGTCAAGGTGGCAATGTCTACAATCGCTTCGACCCCTAGCTTTTCGGCATAAACGAGGGCATCGGCGAGGGTGAGGCGACCTTCGGCGTCGGTGTTGTTCACTTCGATGGTTTTACCGTTGGAGGCCGTGAGAATATCCCCCGGACGCATCCCCCGACCACTGATCATATTTTCAGTAGCCGCACTAATGAAATGCACTTCCACATCGGGTTTTAGTTCGGCGATCGCCTTTGCCGCTCCAAAAGTTGCCGCTGCGCCCCCCATGTCCATTTTCATCATCGCGATGCTGGGGCCGGAGGGTTTAATGTTGTAACCGCCAGAATCAAAGGTTAACCCTTTACCGACAATCGCCACTTTCTTCCGGGGTGTGCCTAGGGGTTTATAAACGAGGTGGATAAATTTCGGGGGTAAATCCGAGGCCGCCGCCACCCCAAGGAAAGATCCCATTCCTGCTGCTTCGCAGTCTGCTTCTTCGAGGATATTCAGTTCCAGGCCATAGGTGCTGGCGAGGCTTTCCACGGAAGCGGCCAGGGTCACAGGATTAATAATGTTAGCCGGAGCGTTAACCAATTCCCGCGCATAGATCACCCCTTCACAGAGGCTTGTGCCCAAGGCGATCGCCGCTGGTTGGTCGCCAATGCCAAGGATTTCAACAGCTTCGAGGGCTGGGGGGTCTTTTTGTTCTGATTTGAAGCGATTATCTTCATAAAAGCCCAGATACATCCCTTCTGTGACCATTTGCGCTGTGATCGCCTCAGTTTCGGCCACTGGCAACTGCAAACCCAAAGTTGTGATGGCTTTGTCCCCTTTCACAGCCCGGGCGATCGCCGCTGCGGTACTCCGTAAGACGGCACTATTCCATTTCTCGGCATTGCCCAGACCCACCAAGAGTAATTTCTTAATTGGCGCACCACTCCCAAGACGGGTCACCGATAGCTTGCCGGATTTACCTTTAAATTCCGTTTCAGCGATTACTTCCGCGATCACCCCCGATAAGCGTTCGTCCAGGGCCGTCAAATTTTCGGGTACCGTGAGTACCGTTTCACTTTCAAAAAAACCCAAGGCGATCGCCTCACCCGCCCAAGCCGCTGCCGTTTGCGAACTACCGCGAATTTCCATAACTAAACCTCAAAACTTGTTACTGTCCTTTAGTCTGACATTTCCGGCAAACCCTGTCCAAGAAATTGCCCAGAGCAACATTACGAGGAAGACCGCAACTTCTCTAGCACCTCGAAGGAGTGACCCTGTAGCAAATCTGTTGCTTGATCCAAAGAAACAGGCCGAGAAAATAAATAACCCTGACCAAACTGGCAATCCTGGCTCTTTAACCACTGGTATTGCTGTTTTGTTTCGATACCTTCTGCTACGGTTTTAATCCCAATGGATTTAGAAAGGGCGAGAATAGATTCTGCAATTACCCGGTTGCGGTCATTCAACTCAGAAATATTTACAAAGCTCCGGTCAATTTTTAGCGCATCAATGGGGAGCTGGTGTAAATAGCTTAAACAAGAATACCCCGTGCCAAAATCATCAACGCTAATAAAAACTCCCTTGAGACGAATTTGGTTTAACAAACGACAAGTGATGTCGATATTTTGAATTAGCATACTCTCAGTAATCTCTAACCCTAAGGTATTAGGAAAAACTGGATAGCGTTCTAATAATCGATCCAGTGAAAATAACAGCGAATCTTGGAGTTGTTTAACCGATAAATTGACATGGACTTTCAGGGGTGTTTTAAACGCCTGCTGCCACTCAAATAATTGACGACAGGCCGCGTCTAAAATCCATTCACCGAGGGGAATAATGAGCCCTGTTTCTTCGGCAACATCAATAAATTCGTAGGGGGATAACAAACCCCGTTGGGGATGCTGCCACCGAATTAATGCTTCAAACCCTTCAATATTGCCCTGTTCTAAATTAATAATCGGCTGATAGTACAAAACAAATTGCTTTTCTTCAATGGCAGATCTGATTTCCCCTTCTAATTGGAGACGTTGCATCGCCTGTAGGTGCATTTGAGGGTCAAAGATCGCGTACTGTGACTTCCCATTTTGTTTGGCCCGGTACATGGCAATATCGGCATCCCGGAGTAGATCCTGGGCTGATTCATGGCGAGAGTCACCGATGATAATCCCGATACTCGTCGTGATAAAAACGCCGTAGTTAGAAATCTGGAAAGGCATATTCAATGCATTGAGGATGCGATCGGCAATATGCACAGCATCTTCTACCCCGTGAATTTCCTCTAGGAGAATGACAAATTCATCTCCCCCCAGGCGGGCGGCTACATCTGTATCGCGAATAAAAGATTTGAGTAAATGGGCGACTTCAATGAGTAATTCGTCCCCAACAACATGGCCCAGACTATCATTGACTACTTTGAAATTATCCAGGTCTAAAAATAGAGCTGCAAATTCATGGATGGGATATCGCTTATAACGTTTTAAGGCTAGATTGAGCCGTTCAATTAGTAGGTTACGATTGGCGAGGCCAGTAAGACGATCATGGAGGGCATCATGTTTGAGTTGTTGCTCCATTTTGATTCGGGTACTGATGTCGGTAATGGTCGCAACATAGCCTTGGGGTTCACCCTTACTATCAAGCTCAGCGGTGCCCTGGCCGTATACCCAAAGTATCGAACCGTCAGAACGCTGAAATCGATATTCTAAGGTAAATAGTTCTTGATTAGTGATGGATTTTAGCCATTGTTCTCGAACGTAGTCAATGTCGTCGGGATAGACTTTTTCTAACCAGCCTTTATGGAGAGCTTCTTCGGGTTGAATTGCCAGCAGTTTACAATAGTAATCGTTGACATAAATGCATTCATGGCGCAAATTAGTGCGAAAGATCCCAATGGAAACGGTATTAGCGAGGTTGGCATATCGTTGTTGACTTTCAAGGAGATTAGTCTCAATTTGATTGCGTCGTTTAATTTCTTTTTTCAGGCTATAGTTACGGAGAATAAACCATCCTAAAAAGAGAAATGGTAGATAGACAATCAGGCTAAAGAAAAAATTTTGTAAGCTGAGCCAATTAAATGTTTCGGGTGGCTCTAACCATTGGGCGATCGCCTGATAATAGACAGAATCACGATCTTGTAAGAGACGACTCATTTGCCGATCAATACCAGGCAGGAGCTGCTTGGGATCGCCTTCGGGAACGACATAATGTAACCGGGCTGGATTAAACAGAATATTGGTTTTATTGACTGGATAGTCGGGACTAAATTTATTCCCAAAGAAATTATTGACAATGGCAGCATCAACTTCCCCTGTCTCTAACTGTTCAAACATCCCAGGATAACTATCGATGGGCACCAGTTCCGGCTGAATGCCATAGGCTTTAATTCTTTCTCGGAGGACTTCCTGTTGAATCCCAGAGGCGAGGATGCTGACTCTCCGTTGGTCGAGGTCTAAAATCGTCTCTAAATAAACACCCCGGCGCGCATAAATCTGTGACCAACTTGACAAAACGATGATGGTATTAAAATCAAAGACTTCATCTCGCGTGTCGGAATAGGCGACATCCACCATCAAATCGAGTTGCCCCTGTTCAA
It encodes the following:
- a CDS encoding DUF4870 domain-containing protein, translating into MDAEQERNWAIACHLSSLAWIVLAFVGIGAIPFVNVIAPAVVWYLKKEESELIDAHGKESVNFQISMTIYGLAAGIILSILIIAGVVLMILLGIGGSNNPFAALVAIVTGIGFFIFLALIVAIAIFQIAVVILAATKVQEGQMYRYPFNLRLLK
- a CDS encoding leucyl aminopeptidase gives rise to the protein MEIRGSSQTAAAWAGEAIALGFFESETVLTVPENLTALDERLSGVIAEVIAETEFKGKSGKLSVTRLGSGAPIKKLLLVGLGNAEKWNSAVLRSTAAAIARAVKGDKAITTLGLQLPVAETEAITAQMVTEGMYLGFYEDNRFKSEQKDPPALEAVEILGIGDQPAAIALGTSLCEGVIYARELVNAPANIINPVTLAASVESLASTYGLELNILEEADCEAAGMGSFLGVAAASDLPPKFIHLVYKPLGTPRKKVAIVGKGLTFDSGGYNIKPSGPSIAMMKMDMGGAAATFGAAKAIAELKPDVEVHFISAATENMISGRGMRPGDILTASNGKTIEVNNTDAEGRLTLADALVYAEKLGVEAIVDIATLTGACVIALGDDICGLWSDNDDLAQAIATASEKAGEKFWQMPLEEKYFEGLKSPIADMKNTGPREGGSITAALFLKEFVENTPWAHLDIAGPAWSEKDADIYSKGGTGFPVRTLVHWVLS
- a CDS encoding EAL domain-containing protein; this encodes MNKSTVLLALGLAAMLSGTEAIAQNQPAKTITVGVYQNDPKVFIDSGGRARGFWVDITSDIGRVENWAVTYVPCEWNQCLQQIEQGQLDLMVDVAYSDTRDEVFDFNTIIVLSSWSQIYARRGVYLETILDLDQRRVSILASGIQQEVLRERIKAYGIQPELVPIDSYPGMFEQLETGEVDAAIVNNFFGNKFSPDYPVNKTNILFNPARLHYVVPEGDPKQLLPGIDRQMSRLLQDRDSVYYQAIAQWLEPPETFNWLSLQNFFFSLIVYLPFLFLGWFILRNYSLKKEIKRRNQIETNLLESQQRYANLANTVSIGIFRTNLRHECIYVNDYYCKLLAIQPEEALHKGWLEKVYPDDIDYVREQWLKSITNQELFTLEYRFQRSDGSILWVYGQGTAELDSKGEPQGYVATITDISTRIKMEQQLKHDALHDRLTGLANRNLLIERLNLALKRYKRYPIHEFAALFLDLDNFKVVNDSLGHVVGDELLIEVAHLLKSFIRDTDVAARLGGDEFVILLEEIHGVEDAVHIADRILNALNMPFQISNYGVFITTSIGIIIGDSRHESAQDLLRDADIAMYRAKQNGKSQYAIFDPQMHLQAMQRLQLEGEIRSAIEEKQFVLYYQPIINLEQGNIEGFEALIRWQHPQRGLLSPYEFIDVAEETGLIIPLGEWILDAACRQLFEWQQAFKTPLKVHVNLSVKQLQDSLLFSLDRLLERYPVFPNTLGLEITESMLIQNIDITCRLLNQIRLKGVFISVDDFGTGYSCLSYLHQLPIDALKIDRSFVNISELNDRNRVIAESILALSKSIGIKTVAEGIETKQQYQWLKSQDCQFGQGYLFSRPVSLDQATDLLQGHSFEVLEKLRSSS
- the groL gene encoding chaperonin GroEL (60 kDa chaperone family; promotes refolding of misfolded polypeptides especially under stressful conditions; forms two stacked rings of heptamers to form a barrel-shaped 14mer; ends can be capped by GroES; misfolded proteins enter the barrel where they are refolded when GroES binds), with the translated sequence MAKSIIYNEDARRALEKGIDLLAEAVAVTLGPKGRNVVLEKKFGAPQIVNDGVTIAKEIELEDHIENTGVSLIRQAASKTNDVAGDGTTTATVLAHAMVKEGLRNVAAGANPIALKRGIDKATEFLVGRIKDQARPVEDSTAIAQVGAISAGNDKEVGDMIAKAMDKVGKEGVISLEEGKSMETELEITEGMRFDKGYTSPYFVTDTERMEAVLEDPFILITDKKITLVQDLVPILEQVARQGKPLVIIAEDIEKEALATLVVNRLRGVLNVAAVKAPGFGDRRKQMLEDIAVLTGGQLITEDAGLKLDNTSVDMLGKARRITITKDNTTIVADGNEQAVKTRCEQIRRQIEESDSSYDKEKLQERLAKLSGGVAVIKVGAATETEMKDRKLRLEDAINATKAAVEEGIVPGGGTTLAHLAPELETWANDNLTAEQLTGALIVARALTAPLKRIAENAGQNGAVIAERVKEKDFNTGFNAATNEFVDMLAAGIVDPAKVTRSATQNAASIAGMVLTTECIVVDKPEKDKAGAAPGAGDFDY
- the groES gene encoding co-chaperone GroES; this translates as MAAISINVSTLKPLGDRVFVKVSESEEKTAGGILLPDSAKEKPQIGEVVAVGEGKRNDDGSRSAVDVKVGDKVLYSKYAGTDIKLSGDDYVLLSEKDILATVA